Proteins encoded in a region of the Elizabethkingia bruuniana genome:
- a CDS encoding inorganic pyrophosphatase, producing the protein MNPKFKAHPWHGISVGEKAPEIVNVFVEIVPSDTIKYEVDKETGYLKVDRPQKFSNIIPALYGFVPQTYCEDAVKDLAVANGSVDVKEGDHDPLDICVLSSHNINGGGMILEAIPIGGFKMIDKGEADDKIIAVLVDDQVYGHMRDISDLPVAEVNRLKHYFLSYKNLPTEPAVVRIDDVYGAEHAKKVIEASIKDYNQHYGE; encoded by the coding sequence ATGAACCCTAAATTCAAAGCCCATCCTTGGCATGGTATCAGTGTTGGAGAGAAAGCTCCGGAAATTGTAAATGTTTTCGTAGAGATCGTACCTTCTGATACTATTAAATATGAAGTAGATAAAGAAACTGGTTACCTGAAAGTAGACAGACCACAGAAGTTTTCTAATATCATTCCTGCTTTATATGGTTTCGTTCCACAGACTTACTGTGAGGATGCTGTAAAGGATTTGGCTGTTGCGAATGGTTCTGTAGACGTTAAAGAAGGAGATCACGATCCATTGGATATTTGTGTTCTTAGCAGCCACAACATCAATGGCGGAGGTATGATTTTAGAAGCTATTCCAATCGGAGGCTTTAAAATGATTGATAAAGGAGAGGCTGATGACAAAATCATCGCTGTATTAGTAGATGACCAGGTTTATGGTCACATGAGAGATATCTCCGATCTTCCGGTAGCTGAAGTGAACCGTTTGAAGCATTATTTCCTTTCGTATAAAAACTTACCAACTGAACCAGCTGTAGTAAGAATCGATGACGTATATGGGGCTGAGCACGCAAAAAAAGTTATAGAAGCATCTATTAAAGATTATAACCAACATTACGGAGAATAA
- the dnaX gene encoding DNA polymerase III subunit gamma/tau → MENFIVSARKYRPLEFDTVVGQSHITDTLEHAIDNNQLAQALLFCGPRGVGKTTCARILARKINEKSGASDDTGFAFNIYELDAASNNSVDDIRELIDQVRFAPQVGKYKVYIIDEVHMLSTAAFNAFLKTLEEPPAHAIFILATTEKHKIIPTILSRCQIYDFKRIQIEDIQNHLRKIAEKEDIQYEDDALFLVAQKADGALRDALSIFDRLTTFTQRNITLAKAAETLNILDYDYYLQIADFAKSNDIPGILSKLNEIVNKGFDPHIFIGGLGSHFRDLMMAQNPNTINLIEVGEKTKAKYVEQSQKWTAQELIDALEICNQADINYKNSKNQRLTVEIALMQLASLSVSDATKKKSLES, encoded by the coding sequence ATGGAAAACTTTATAGTATCTGCACGTAAATATCGCCCACTAGAATTTGATACCGTTGTTGGGCAATCCCACATTACAGATACTCTGGAGCATGCTATAGATAACAATCAGTTAGCACAGGCACTTCTTTTCTGCGGGCCGCGTGGTGTAGGTAAAACTACATGCGCACGTATTCTTGCCAGAAAAATTAATGAAAAATCAGGAGCTTCGGATGATACAGGATTTGCATTTAATATTTACGAATTAGATGCAGCATCAAATAATTCTGTTGACGATATCCGGGAACTGATCGATCAGGTTCGTTTTGCCCCTCAGGTTGGAAAATATAAAGTATATATTATCGACGAGGTGCACATGCTGTCCACTGCAGCATTCAATGCTTTTCTTAAAACATTGGAAGAACCGCCTGCGCATGCTATTTTTATCTTGGCAACTACCGAAAAGCATAAGATAATTCCGACGATTTTATCAAGATGTCAGATTTATGATTTTAAAAGAATTCAGATAGAAGATATCCAGAATCATCTACGCAAGATAGCAGAGAAAGAAGATATTCAGTATGAAGACGATGCTCTGTTTCTGGTAGCCCAAAAGGCAGATGGCGCTTTACGTGATGCTCTTTCCATTTTCGACCGCCTTACAACTTTTACACAAAGGAATATAACACTTGCCAAGGCGGCAGAAACACTGAATATATTAGATTACGATTACTATCTGCAAATTGCAGATTTTGCAAAATCTAATGATATTCCGGGAATTCTTTCCAAACTTAATGAGATTGTAAATAAAGGATTTGATCCACATATTTTTATCGGAGGACTGGGAAGCCACTTCCGTGATCTGATGATGGCGCAGAACCCTAATACAATTAATCTTATAGAAGTAGGAGAGAAAACAAAAGCTAAATATGTAGAGCAAAGCCAGAAATGGACCGCACAGGAACTTATCGATGCTTTGGAAATCTGCAATCAGGCAGATATTAACTATAAGAATTCTAAAAATCAACGTCTCACTGTTGAAATCGCTCTTATGCAATTAGCTTCACTTTCCGTAAGTGATGCCACGAAAAAAAAAAGTTTAGAATCTTAG